A genomic window from Brevibacillus agri includes:
- a CDS encoding methyl-accepting chemotaxis protein, producing MQFFAKKAKPWNEYVKASHATDITEVGERVKERLSFLGVDQDTLAHVKEAATTLYPFKAEIVSKFYQSITNVPHLQKIILDNSSLERLKKTLEVHLEQFLTAEVNHEYVKTRIVIGQVHSRIHLTADHFISAHHLLIQIMTTILMEKWSNQPHQMMKMVTAVQKLAAFDQQLIVEVYMEETFKSFLFGISGMLNHMTQLDTTKQLISGMDEQIEESHSVTAATEEMSASIQEVANHALKVAEGTDEAVQSAEQSKQIINAALGDIRQVGHVFVEVMSRVNQLNQEIHQTQDVIRIIREIAEQTNLLALNASIEAARAGEQGRGFAVVATEVRKLAEHTKEQISRITDNMESLQQVSKRVTEQMDSTSKLVERSVGEAQFADVALNKIVSTMQEISQSTSQIAAMTEEQASSVTDIAHRNSTIFDLSTHSQQIAKDTAQIILELSRKMDEYRKTFFTINVKLSYKDIVRVAKTDHLLWKWKIYNMFLGLENLVAAEMASHHHCRLGTWYYSDLPPLVRNNPTFKKLEEPHKLVHFYAKQAVEKYQAEDLAGAQEAYEQLQRASHEVVTLLTRLENEL from the coding sequence ATGCAATTTTTTGCAAAGAAAGCAAAGCCATGGAATGAGTATGTGAAAGCTTCCCACGCAACTGACATTACCGAAGTGGGCGAACGCGTGAAAGAGCGCCTGTCTTTTTTGGGCGTGGATCAGGATACATTGGCGCACGTCAAAGAGGCTGCTACCACGCTTTACCCCTTTAAAGCAGAGATCGTATCCAAGTTTTACCAGTCGATCACTAACGTTCCCCACCTCCAGAAGATCATCCTCGACAACTCCAGCCTGGAGCGGTTGAAAAAAACTTTGGAGGTCCACCTGGAGCAGTTTCTCACAGCAGAAGTCAACCATGAGTACGTGAAAACGAGAATTGTCATCGGGCAAGTTCACAGCCGCATTCATCTGACAGCCGATCATTTTATTTCTGCACACCATCTGCTGATTCAGATCATGACCACGATTTTGATGGAAAAATGGAGCAATCAGCCGCATCAGATGATGAAAATGGTCACCGCTGTGCAAAAATTGGCAGCATTCGATCAGCAACTGATTGTGGAAGTGTATATGGAAGAGACGTTCAAATCGTTTTTGTTCGGCATCTCCGGCATGCTCAACCATATGACCCAGCTCGACACGACGAAGCAGCTTATCTCGGGAATGGACGAGCAGATCGAGGAAAGCCACAGCGTCACCGCCGCAACGGAAGAAATGAGCGCCTCGATTCAGGAAGTCGCCAACCACGCGCTCAAAGTCGCGGAAGGGACAGACGAAGCGGTGCAATCCGCTGAACAGAGCAAACAGATCATCAATGCCGCTCTCGGCGACATCCGCCAGGTGGGCCACGTCTTTGTCGAGGTCATGAGCAGGGTAAACCAGCTCAATCAGGAGATTCATCAGACACAGGACGTCATCCGCATCATTCGGGAAATCGCCGAGCAGACCAACCTGCTCGCGCTGAACGCCAGTATCGAGGCCGCCCGGGCCGGAGAGCAAGGGCGCGGCTTTGCAGTCGTAGCCACTGAGGTGCGCAAGCTGGCCGAGCATACAAAAGAACAGATCAGCCGGATCACAGACAACATGGAGTCGCTGCAACAAGTTTCGAAGCGAGTGACGGAGCAGATGGACAGCACGAGCAAGCTGGTGGAGCGCAGCGTCGGGGAAGCCCAGTTCGCCGATGTCGCCCTGAACAAGATTGTGTCCACCATGCAGGAAATCAGCCAATCCACCTCGCAAATTGCCGCCATGACCGAGGAACAGGCTTCTTCTGTCACGGATATCGCCCACCGCAACTCCACGATTTTTGACCTGAGCACACATTCGCAGCAAATCGCCAAAGACACCGCGCAAATCATTCTCGAACTGAGCCGGAAAATGGATGAGTACCGCAAGACGTTCTTTACGATCAATGTCAAATTGAGCTACAAAGACATCGTGCGCGTGGCCAAAACGGATCATTTGCTGTGGAAATGGAAAATTTACAACATGTTCCTTGGTTTGGAAAACCTGGTCGCCGCAGAAATGGCCTCGCACCATCACTGCCGACTGGGGACGTGGTACTACAGCGACTTGCCGCCGCTTGTGCGCAACAACCCGACCTTCAAAAAGCTGGAGGAGCCGCACAAATTAGTACATTTTTACGCCAAGCAGGCAGTGGAAAAATACCAGGCCGAGGATCTCGCCGGCGCCCAGGAAGCGTACGAGCAGCTTCAACGGGCGTCCCATGAAGTCGTAACACTGCTTACCCGTCTGGAAAATGAGCTGTAG
- the thrS gene encoding threonine--tRNA ligase, whose translation MAQINVTFPDGAVRQYEAGITIEEIAGSISASLKKKAVAGKKDGKVVDLYTPLEDDAAIEIVTLDSPEGLEVYRHSTAHLLAQAVRRLYGSEVKFGIGPVIEDGFYYDMDIPVSLSPEDLGKIEAEMEKIVKEDLPIRRRVVSRDEATRIFQNLNDHLKLELIRDLPADATITLYEQGEFFDLCRGPHLPSTGYIKAFKLMSVAGAYWRGKAENQVLQRVYGTAWPKKADMDEYLHFIEEAKKRDHRKLGKELELFMFSEEAPGMPFYLPNGFTVRNELEQFSRRLQQLAQYTEVRSPFLMNERLWKESGHWDHYKENMYFSEVDNATYALKPMNCPGHMLIYKNAMHSYRDLPIRYAEFGQVHRHEYSGALNGMLRVRTFCQDDAHVFVRPDQIESEIKNMIKLIDKIYKVFGFEYSVALSTRPEDSMGSDELWETAESSLKKVLEQLEMPYEIKEGDGAFYGPKIDFQITDALKRRHQCGTIQLDFQMPEKFDLTYVGQDNEKHRPVVLHRAMYGSMERFIGILIEHYAGAFPVWLTPIQARLMNISEVHIPYAEQVKEKLQQAGIRVELDARNEKIGYKIREAQVQKIPYMLVIGEKEVTDGTLSVRRRGVGDEGAMTVDEFVEKIRAEINEMK comes from the coding sequence GTGGCACAAATTAACGTAACGTTCCCGGATGGAGCAGTCCGTCAGTACGAAGCTGGGATCACCATCGAAGAGATCGCAGGCTCCATCAGCGCGAGCCTGAAGAAAAAAGCAGTAGCCGGCAAAAAAGACGGCAAAGTCGTGGATCTGTACACGCCGCTTGAGGATGACGCAGCAATTGAAATCGTGACCCTCGATTCGCCGGAAGGCTTGGAAGTTTACCGTCACAGTACCGCTCACTTGCTCGCCCAGGCAGTAAGACGCCTGTACGGCAGCGAAGTCAAATTCGGGATCGGTCCTGTGATCGAAGACGGCTTCTACTACGACATGGACATTCCGGTCTCGCTCTCGCCAGAAGACTTGGGCAAGATTGAGGCGGAAATGGAAAAAATCGTGAAGGAAGACTTGCCGATCCGCCGCAGAGTCGTCAGCCGCGACGAGGCGACAAGAATTTTCCAAAACCTCAACGACCATCTGAAGCTGGAACTCATCCGCGACTTGCCGGCGGATGCGACGATCACCCTGTACGAGCAGGGCGAATTTTTCGACCTCTGTCGCGGCCCGCACTTGCCGTCCACTGGCTACATCAAAGCGTTCAAGCTGATGAGCGTGGCAGGTGCATACTGGCGCGGAAAAGCGGAAAACCAGGTGCTGCAGCGCGTCTACGGTACCGCTTGGCCGAAAAAAGCGGATATGGACGAATATCTGCACTTCATCGAAGAGGCGAAAAAGCGCGACCACCGCAAACTGGGCAAAGAGCTGGAGCTGTTCATGTTCTCCGAGGAAGCGCCTGGCATGCCGTTCTACCTGCCAAACGGCTTCACTGTCCGCAACGAGCTGGAGCAGTTCTCCCGCCGCCTGCAACAGCTTGCCCAATACACAGAGGTGCGCTCGCCGTTCCTCATGAACGAGCGCCTCTGGAAAGAATCCGGTCACTGGGATCACTACAAGGAAAACATGTACTTCTCTGAAGTCGACAACGCGACTTACGCCTTGAAGCCGATGAACTGCCCAGGACACATGCTCATTTACAAAAACGCAATGCATTCCTACCGCGACTTGCCGATTCGCTATGCCGAGTTCGGCCAGGTTCACCGCCACGAATATTCCGGCGCGCTGAACGGCATGCTGCGGGTTCGCACCTTCTGCCAGGATGACGCACACGTATTCGTCCGCCCTGACCAGATCGAGAGCGAAATCAAAAACATGATTAAGCTGATCGACAAAATCTACAAAGTGTTCGGCTTTGAATACAGCGTAGCACTTTCGACTCGCCCGGAAGATTCCATGGGCTCCGACGAGCTGTGGGAAACAGCGGAAAGCTCCTTGAAAAAGGTGCTGGAGCAACTGGAAATGCCGTATGAAATCAAGGAAGGCGACGGTGCGTTCTACGGACCGAAGATCGACTTCCAAATTACCGACGCGCTGAAACGCCGTCACCAATGTGGAACCATCCAGCTCGACTTCCAAATGCCGGAGAAGTTCGACCTGACTTACGTGGGCCAAGACAACGAAAAGCATCGTCCGGTTGTCTTGCACCGTGCGATGTACGGCTCCATGGAGCGTTTCATCGGCATCCTGATCGAGCACTACGCAGGCGCATTCCCTGTCTGGCTGACTCCAATCCAGGCGCGCTTGATGAACATCAGCGAGGTGCACATTCCGTACGCCGAGCAAGTCAAAGAAAAGCTGCAACAAGCTGGCATCCGCGTAGAGCTGGATGCGCGCAACGAAAAAATCGGCTACAAAATCCGTGAAGCGCAAGTGCAAAAAATCCCGTACATGCTGGTTATCGGGGAAAAAGAAGTGACAGACGGCACTCTGTCTGTACGCAGACGGGGAGTAGGCGATGAAGGCGCCATGACCGTTGATGAGTTCGTGGAAAAAATCCGCGCCGAAATCAACGAAATGAAGTAA
- the ytxC gene encoding putative sporulation protein YtxC, with protein MQTFRVLLENVPEHSGTYRVIVNEMMERVNTAPVRITYKEQEQDDYCTFLFQSWCEEEYDAQTIEWARAFVALTLAEWVTQVKEPAIMQEMAADLLAAEQMEEEWPEIFPYIERMCREIELDGRELLAATTRKANVYRKAFLYLEQERTINVLGFVRFRLQEHWNELFELVESGIDEYLEDKQYQEFVELLRYFIAVQEVKQEVVHVVPSVDKPFHLYDKKGDRLWLEQLDSVLSMDEQKCRDEDYLVSALVTLAPESIVLHMAGEKPGLVQTIRSIFDSRLITCHSCSLCLGQRRVLDGNNPTKL; from the coding sequence ATGCAAACGTTTCGCGTCTTGCTGGAGAATGTCCCTGAGCATAGTGGCACGTATCGCGTTATCGTAAATGAGATGATGGAGCGGGTCAATACTGCCCCGGTGCGCATTACATACAAGGAGCAGGAACAGGACGACTACTGCACGTTCCTTTTTCAAAGCTGGTGCGAAGAGGAATACGATGCGCAGACGATAGAGTGGGCGAGAGCTTTTGTGGCATTGACATTGGCGGAGTGGGTGACGCAGGTCAAAGAGCCGGCGATCATGCAGGAAATGGCTGCCGATCTGTTGGCGGCGGAGCAGATGGAAGAAGAATGGCCGGAAATTTTTCCCTACATTGAGCGCATGTGCCGAGAGATCGAGCTGGACGGACGCGAACTGCTGGCCGCCACGACTCGAAAGGCAAACGTCTACCGCAAAGCCTTTTTATACTTGGAGCAGGAGCGAACTATCAACGTATTGGGGTTCGTCAGGTTCCGGCTGCAGGAGCATTGGAATGAACTGTTCGAGCTGGTCGAATCGGGAATCGACGAATATTTGGAAGACAAGCAATACCAGGAATTTGTCGAGCTTCTGCGCTATTTTATCGCCGTACAGGAAGTGAAACAGGAAGTGGTCCATGTTGTTCCTAGTGTGGACAAACCTTTCCATCTTTATGACAAAAAGGGAGACCGCCTTTGGCTGGAACAGCTCGATTCCGTGCTGAGCATGGACGAACAAAAATGCCGCGATGAAGATTACTTGGTCAGCGCGCTGGTTACACTGGCACCGGAGAGCATCGTTCTGCACATGGCCGGGGAGAAGCCGGGGCTTGTGCAAACGATCCGCAGCATTTTTGACAGCAGGCTCATCACCTGCCATTCCTGTTCGTTATGCCTTGGGCAAAGACGTGTACTTGACGGGAACAATCCGACTAAACTATAA
- the mqnC gene encoding cyclic dehypoxanthinyl futalosine synthase, with the protein MIDAILERALAGERLGLEDGLALFASNEIEKIGHYANLVMQKHHPEPIATFVISRNVNYTNICDTYCRFCAFYRRPGSSEGYVLPRETIFQKIQETIDVGGTEILMQGGTNPDLKIDYFTDLLRAIKQRFPQITMHSLSVAEVIKIAEVSNMTVEDVLKELKAAGLDSLPGAGGEILDDRTRRKISRLKGSWKEWIDTQKAAHRIGLPGTATMVIGFGEEMEERVLSLMRIREAQDETHGFKAFIVWTFQPDNTNMKAVNNTPEEYLKTLAISRLMLDNFENLQASWVTMGPEYGQLSLSYGANDFGQTMMEENVVSAAACTYKVNTNQILELIRGAGKIPAQRNTQYDILRVFKDGEMAERDFVMQN; encoded by the coding sequence ATGATCGATGCTATATTGGAACGTGCCCTTGCCGGAGAACGACTTGGCCTGGAAGACGGCCTCGCGCTGTTTGCCAGCAATGAAATTGAGAAGATCGGACACTACGCCAATCTGGTGATGCAAAAGCACCACCCAGAGCCCATTGCCACGTTTGTCATCAGCCGAAATGTGAACTACACGAACATTTGCGATACGTATTGCCGCTTTTGCGCCTTTTACCGTCGTCCCGGTTCAAGCGAAGGCTATGTATTGCCCAGAGAGACTATTTTCCAAAAGATTCAGGAGACAATTGACGTCGGCGGCACGGAAATCTTGATGCAGGGCGGGACCAACCCGGATCTGAAGATCGACTATTTCACCGACCTGCTGCGCGCGATCAAGCAGCGCTTCCCGCAAATTACGATGCACTCCTTGTCGGTAGCGGAAGTGATTAAAATCGCGGAAGTTTCCAACATGACGGTCGAAGACGTGCTCAAGGAACTGAAGGCCGCAGGGCTGGATTCGTTGCCGGGAGCGGGCGGCGAAATTCTCGACGACCGTACCCGCCGCAAAATTTCCCGCCTGAAAGGCTCGTGGAAAGAGTGGATCGACACGCAAAAAGCTGCTCACCGCATCGGCTTGCCAGGTACGGCGACGATGGTTATCGGCTTCGGCGAGGAAATGGAGGAGCGCGTGCTGTCCCTGATGCGCATTCGCGAAGCACAGGACGAGACGCACGGCTTCAAGGCGTTTATCGTCTGGACGTTCCAGCCGGACAACACGAACATGAAAGCCGTGAACAATACGCCGGAGGAATACCTCAAGACGCTGGCGATCAGCCGACTGATGCTGGACAACTTCGAAAATCTCCAGGCTTCCTGGGTGACGATGGGTCCAGAGTACGGCCAGCTTTCCCTTTCCTACGGGGCAAACGATTTCGGTCAGACGATGATGGAAGAAAACGTCGTCTCGGCAGCCGCATGTACCTACAAGGTGAACACCAACCAGATTCTCGAACTGATCCGCGGTGCAGGCAAAATCCCGGCGCAGCGCAACACCCAGTACGACATCTTGCGCGTGTTCAAGGACGGCGAGATGGCGGAAAGAGATTTTGTGATGCAAAACTAA